In Dermacentor variabilis isolate Ectoservices chromosome 11, ASM5094787v1, whole genome shotgun sequence, one genomic interval encodes:
- the LOC142563832 gene encoding uncharacterized protein LOC142563832, which produces MAYYSPSDHKLTPRPLRPIMVPCSGTPQLATARAVSVAGLNVTPTPGCGYTTTPLSSNDVLALTGTDIVTVLQQCGFLSQSGGGTVPITFVSLTPAPGDNAAPPITSCCGPSALGRDVAAGTPAIGYGNAGFAGISSQPGRGVMSAPAQRYGTPGPWTAGGLTSQHGANAASTSGGCGCVPYCDDGALAPQYRRDASSPAGYVGPYDNPACNSGGYSRFPRSQRELNAMPATVQGQFDGKLIVRPAAGCTPYSQPYAQPYAQRYDGPPGPVETDVEQWPESDGSPTQYSISARGTPRRSVDARRLIRGAPAVCIRRPISTSLPPRGPSPPPVPGDEMAPVAGLNRSPTSRRSVVPARSRGRARRRSFVHEQALAREALDEAQDILATVREQMDTRDDFRERMGPREVERFKAAVLQLERALDTQKKEPSRRRPSPPPRE; this is translated from the exons ATGGCCTACTACTCGCCTAGCGACCACAAATTAACGCCTCGGCCTCTGAGACCCATAATGGTGCCCTGTTCCGGCACGCCACAACTAGCCACCGCGAGAGCAGTGTCCGTGGCCGGTCTCAACGTCACTCCAACGCCAGGATGCGGCTACACCACCACCCCGCTCTCCAGTAACGATGTGTTGGCTCTGACTGGCACCGACATCGTCACCGTGCTGCAACAGTGCGGTTTTTTATCCCAATCCGGAGGAGGTACCGTGCCCATCACGTTTGTGAGCCTGACGCCAGCGCCCGGTGACAATGCTGCTCCACCGATTACCAGTTGTTGCGGACCATCTGCACTGGGACGCGACGTCGCTGCTGGCACACCTGCTATAGGCTACGGCAACGCGGGATTTGCCGGGATCTCCTCGCAACCCGGACGTGGCGTCATGTCCGCCCCAGCTCAGCGCTACGGCACTCCGGGACCATGGACTGCCGGCGGCCTGACGTCTCAGCACGGTGCCAACGCCGCTTCAACCAGCGGTGGCTGCGGCTGCGTGCCCTATTGCGACGATGGTGCCCTCGCGCCGCAATATCGACGCGATGCCTCCTCGCCCGCCGGTTACGTCGGGCCGTATGATAACCCCGCGTGCAACTCAGGTGGCTACAGCCGCTTTCCGAGAAGCCAACGAGAGCTAAACGCCATGCCCGCCACCGTGCAGGGCCAGTTTGATGGCAAGCTTATTGTGAGGCCTGCCGCAGGCTGCACGCCTTACTCGCAGCCTTACGCGCAGCCTTACGCGCAGCGTTACGATGGTCCACCCGGACCCGTCGAGACCGACGTGGAACAGTGGCCAGAAAGCGACGGCTCTCCCACGCAGTACAGTATCAGCGCCAGAGGCACGCCTAGGCGAAGCGTAGACGCACGAAGGCTGATTCGTGGAGCGCCAGCTGTGTGCATCCGTCGGCCCATTTCAACTTCGCTTCCACCCAGGGGCCCTAGTCCGCCACCTGTTCCGGGCGACGAAATGGCGCCCGTGGCAGGACTCAATCGTAGTCCGACGTCCCGGCGAAGCGTCGTCCCCGCTCGTAGCCGTGGAAGGGCCCGCCGCCGCAGCTTTGTTCACGAACAGGCCCTGGCCAGGGAAGCCCTGGACGAAGCCCAGGACATACTGGCCACAGTGAGGGAGCAGATGGACACCAGGGACGACTTCCGGGAAAGGATGGGGCCTCGGGAAGTGGAGCGATTCAAGGCAGCTGTCTTGCAG TTGGAACGTGCCCTGGACACTCAGAAGAAGGAACCCTCCCGGCGGCGCCCAAGTCCGCCACCGCGAGAGTAG
- the LOC142563568 gene encoding uncharacterized protein LOC142563568, producing MISQMEAVADALSERRFNLRNELRTLQDENVHLQGALAHERRKFQARNRGGPVLHGGRGIPLSPPLPPPLPPRRDSVALYSPARAVLCSPMLTRYRPLSDNESSLIDLMNDGIASSASSSRVAASVASGPGPSAAARRGRGVSRAWRGGSNTTGTMTGLRRSGGSTKRSRGSANRSRVRRPPRTSPSGCENNGRSSSPVIVAAPGGTLTISTQDSTPPPTSTPEAGRDGPDQNN from the exons ATGATATCTCAGATGGAAGCGGTGGCCGACGCGCTCAGCGAGAGACGCTTCAACCTCAGGAACgagctgcgcacgctgcaagacgaGAACGTCCATCTCCAGGGGGCGCTGGCACACGAGCGCCGCAAGTTCCAGGCGCGGAACCGCGGCGGCCCCGTCTTGCACGGAGGGAGAGGCATACCGCTTTCGCCTCCGCTGCCTCCTCCTCTCCCTCCGAGGCGTGATAGTGTCGCCCTCTACAGCCCGGCGCGTGCGGTTTTATGCTCCCCGATGCTGACCAG GTACCGACCACTAAGCGACAACGAGTCGTCCCTGATCGACTTGATGAATGACGGCATTGCGAGCAGCGCGTCTTCCAGCAGAGTGGCAGCCAGTGTGGCCAGCGGTCCCGGTCCATCGGCAGCCGCCAGAAGGGGGCGCGGAGTTTCCCGAGCCTGGCGGGGCGGAAGCAACACAACCGGCACCATGACAG GCTTGAGGCGGTCGGGCGGCTCCACGAAGAGAAGCCGCGGCTCCGCCAACAGGTCGAGGGTGCGCCGGCCACCGAGAACGTCGCCGAGCGGTTGCGAAAACAACGGCCGCTCGAGCTCGCCAGTCATCGTAGCTGCGCCGGGAGGCACACTGACGATAAGCACCCAGGACTCGACGCCACCGCCCACCTCCACGCCGGAAGCGGGACGGGACGGCCCAGATCAGAACAACTAG
- the LOC142563567 gene encoding uncharacterized protein LOC142563567, producing the protein MISQMESLADALAERRLNLKNELRTLQDENVHLHGALVRERRKAHGRDRRGSVTNRGGRKIPPPILPRRDSSFIFNSMRPFMFPPSPPRYQPFSDTDSCVIDLTFETTGSSASTSRVIPSASGSPGPSGTSRRGRGLTRGGRSASHVAGAKRSPSSKRGRGSATRSRPRPSLRTLTGNDSNASSSSPAATSPGFALLAGPPLAMSPISLSPEARSPVGQNDINDLNNRLTNRNNKLAGKKMFSIFDSCPYLN; encoded by the exons ATGATCTCCCAGATGGAGTCGCTGGCCGATGCACTCGCGGAGAGGCGACTCAACCTCAAGAACGAGCTGCGCACGCTGCAGGACGAGAACGTCCATCTGCACGGCGCACTGGTCCGCGAAAGACGCAAGGCGCACGGCCGGGACCGCAGGGGCTCAGTCACCAACCGAGGGGGACGCAAGATACCGCCGCCGATCCTGCCAAGACGAGATAGTAGCTTCATCTTCAACTCGATGCGCCCGTTCATGTTCCCACCGTCACCTCCTAG ATACCAGCCATTCAGCGACACTGATTCATGCGTGATAGACTTGACTTTTGAGACCACCGGCAGTAGCGCATCGACGTCCAGGGTCATTCCCAGCGCCAGTGGCAGTCCTGGACCTTCCGGAACGTCGCGTAGAGGCCGCGGTCTTACTCGAGGAGGCCGTAGTGCAAGCCACGTCGCAG GCGCCAAGAGGTCTCCGAGCTCAAAGAGAGGCCGCGGTTCGGCGACGAGGTCAAGACCGAGACCCTCCCTGAGGACGCTGACCGGCAACGACAGCAATGCCAGTTCGAGCTCTCCCGCGGCGACCTCGCCCGGGTTCGCGCTGCTCGCGGGACCGCCACTGGCGATGTCGCCGATATCGCTCTCGCCGGAGGCGAGGTCTCCGGTGGGCCAGAACGACATAAACGATCTGAACAACAGGCTCACTAACCGGAACAACAAGCTCGCCGGCAAGAAGATGTTCTCGATCTTTGACTCGTGCCCGTACCTCAACTAA